A window of Peromyscus eremicus chromosome 7, PerEre_H2_v1, whole genome shotgun sequence contains these coding sequences:
- the Mmp13 gene encoding collagenase 3 encodes MHSAVLATFFLLSWTHCWSLPLPNSDDDDDLSEEDLEFAEHYLKSYYHPVTLAGILKKSAVTSTVDRLREMQSFFGLEVTGKLDDPTLDIMRKPRCGVPDVGEYSVFPRTLKWSQTNLTYRIVNYTPDMPHSEVEKAFKKAFKVWSDVTPLNFTRIHDGTADIMISFGTKEHGDFYPFDGPSGLLAHAFPPGPNYGGDAHFDDDETWTSSSKGYNLFIVAAHELGHSLGLDHSKDPGALMFPIYTYTGKSHFMLPDDDVQGIQSLYGPGDEDPNPKHPKTPEKCDPALSLDAITSLRGETMIFKDRFFWRLHPQQVEAELFLTKSFWPELPNHVDAAYEHPSHDLMFIFRGRKFWALNGYDILEGYPKKISDLGFPKEVKRISAAVHLEDMGKTLFFSGSQVWRYDDANQTMEEDYPRLIVEEFPGIGDKVDAVYEKNGYIYFFNGPIQFEYSIWSNRIVRVMPTNSLLWC; translated from the exons ATGCATTCAGCTGTCCTGGCCACTTTCTTCTTGTTGAGCTGGACTCACTGTTGGTCCCTGCCCCTGCccaatagtgatgatgatgacgacttATCTGAGGAAGACCTCGAGTTTGCAGAG CACTACCTGAAATCTTACTATCATCCCGTGACTCTCGCTGGAATTCTGAAAAAGTCTGCAGTAACCTCCACAGTTGATAGGCTCCGAGAAATGCAGTCTTTCTTCGGCCTAGAGGTGACTGGAAAACTTGATGATCCCACCTTAGACATCATGAGAAAACCAAGATGTGGAGTCCCTGATGTGGGTGAATACAGTGTTTTCCCTCGAACGCTCAAATGGTCCCAGACGAACTTAACTTACAG AATTGTGAACTATACTCCTGATATGCCCCATTCTGAAGTGGAGAAGGCCTTCAAAAAGGCCTTCAAAGTCTGGTCTGATGTGACACCTCTGAATTTCACCAGAATCCATGATGGAACTGCTGATATCATGATATCTTTTGGAACTAAAG AACACGGTGACTTCTACCCATTTGATGGACCTTCTGGTCTTCTGGCGCATGCCTTTCCTCCTGGACCAAATTATGGAGGGGACGCCCACTTTGATGATGATGAAACCTGGACAAGCAGCTCCAAAG gCTACAACTTGTTTATTGTTGCTGCCCATGAGCTTGGCCACTCCCTAGGTCTGGACCACTCCAAGGACCCAGGAGCCCTGATGTTTCCCATCTATACCTACACTGGCAAAAGCCATTTCATGCTTCCTGATGATGATGTTCAAGGAATCCAGTCTCTCTACG GGCCAGGAGATGAAGACCCCAATCCTAAACATCCCAAAACACCAGAAAAGTGTGACCCAGCCTTATCCCTTGATGCCATTACCAGCCTCCGAGGAGAAACCATGATCTTTAAAGACAG ATTCTTCTGGCGTCTGCACCCTCAGCAGGTTGAGGCAGAGCTGTTTTTGACAAAATCATTTTGGCCAGAACTTCCCAACCATGTGGATGCTGCATATGAACATCCATCCCATGACCTTATGTTCATCTTTAGAG GTAGAAAATTCTGGGCTCTCAATGGTTATGACATTCTGGAAGGTTATCCCAAAAAGATATCTGACCTGGGATTTCCAAAAGAGGTGAAGAGGATAAGTGCTGCTGTGCACCTTGAGGACATGGGCAAGACCCTCTTCTTCTCCgggagccaggtgtggag ATATGATGATGCTAACCAGACTATGGAAGAAGACTATCCCCGACTCATAGTAGAAGAATTCCCTGGAATTGGCGATAAAGTAGATGCTGTCTATGAGAAAAATG GCTATATCTACTTTTTCAATGGGCCCATACAGTTTGAATACAGTATCTGGAGTAACCGCATCGTGCGAGTCATGCCGACAAATTCCTTATTGTGGTGTTAA